The Tigriopus californicus strain San Diego chromosome 5, Tcal_SD_v2.1, whole genome shotgun sequence genome includes a region encoding these proteins:
- the LOC131880239 gene encoding uncharacterized protein LOC131880239, which translates to MMNESSAICPKLDSCSTSWSSSSTEGPDSPGMSPCGSPILESSGLSLETKRITGSTVASGSNRSAHPSAHRAQFEITFLDSAPGPGRSSKTYTLMVWPLQNGQKLSSEGSIIKRTFDEFIQLHQSLSSQVSQLGVIVPPVPDEISRTVPFRLGLDLPWNKLEEERLCYFIRKCLSHPVIAEISILSDFFLSTKTPTLKPQFPVKVFFSGLYKGFKGRPKSSHQNEPDLFGKERQRSETYCQHLLSVQERLHRVLDVSNKLSQKLLLLAAVELTTSRVSDDVNVNFSQAFIHEATLLQDKIYASQRYLGSYLATFVKYFESEVKAIGQRDALIEQDGELSDEPSQLALCTQRVGTEIRQFHVERVRRMKETLLSYSVSNVKYSKAIVNEVSIWLSNMPDVAAAKSAHT; encoded by the exons ATGATGAACGAAAGCAGTGCAATCTGTCCCAAACTGGACAGCTGTTCCACGTCGTGGAGTTCATCGTCCACTGAGGGCCCCGATTCTCCGGGGATGTCTCCTTGTGGCAGTCCAATTTTGGAGTCATCAGGCCTATCTTTGGAGACTAAAAGGATTACTGGATCCACTGTAGCCTCAGGTTCAAATCGCTCTGCTCACCCCTCCGCCCATCGAGCCCAATTTgagataacatttttggatTCGGCCCCCGGTCCTGGCCGAAGTTCGAAGACATACACCTTGATG GTGTGGCCACTTCAAAATGGCCAGAAGCTATCGAGCGAAGGGTCAATCATCAAAAGAACCTTCGATGAATTCATTCAACTGCACCAATCTTTATCCTCACAAGTGTCCCAATTGGGCGTGATAGTGCCTCCGGTGCCGGATGAAATCTCCCGAACTGTTCCCTTCCGATTGGGTCTTGATTTACCTTGGAACAAACTGGAGGAGGAAAGACTTTGCTATTTTATTCGCAAATGCTTAAGTCATCCAGTGATCGCGGAGATATCGATATTGTCAGACTTTTTTCTATCCACTAAAACTCCCACCTTGAAGCCACAGTTTCCGGTGAAGGTATTTTTCTCTGGTCTTTACAAGGGTTTCAAGGGTCGGCCCAAAAGCAGTCACCAGAATGAGCCGGATCTTTTTGGTAAAGAAAGGCAAAGATCTGAGACCTACTGCCAGCACTTGCTGTCAGTTCAAGAGCGTCTCCATCGGGTTTTGGATGTGTCCAACAAACTATCGCAGAAACTTCTTCTTCTAGCTGCTGTTGAACTAACAACGTCTAGAGTGAGTGATGATGTGAATGTCAATTTCTCTCAAGCATTCATTCACGAGGCCACGTTGCTCCAAGACAAAATATATGCTTCCCAACGATATCTGGGTTCATATTTGGCAACCTTTGTCAAGTACTTTGAATCAGAGGTCAAAGCAATTGGCCAAAGAGATGCTTTAATAGAACAAGACGGAGAGTTGTCGGACGAGCCATCGCAACTTGCACTCTGCACTCAACGAGTTGGCACAGAAATTAGACAATTTCATGTGGAAAGAGTAAGACGAATGAAAGAGACTTTACTTTCTTATTCAGTGAGCAATGTGAAGTATTCCAAGGCCATCGTTAATGAAGTGTCTATTTGGCTCTCAAACATGCCTGACGTGGCTGCCGCCAAAAGTGCCCATACAtaa
- the LOC131880240 gene encoding uncharacterized protein LOC131880240, giving the protein MLSIQPFTMARRILTHGEIMLNRAAATPKSYHVVPSWWGRFARYSTSTVPVPLGHDAKLSQSQAAVKSEGNILTDTLNRHHSYLRISLTERCNLRCQYCMPEEGVQLTPQNRLLSSAEIVTLAGIFAEEGVSKIRLTGGEPLVRSDLADIIRSLKAVPGVKTVGITTNALTLSRKLDSLMAAGLDALNISLDTLIKPKFEHITRRRGHDRVLQAIQDASSSGHFDRVKVNCVVMRGMNEEEVPNFVELTREWPIDIRFIEYMPFDGNKWLLKKFVPYQEMLNSLRKSYPELVRISDQPNDTSKAWQVPGFLGQIGFITSMSKNFCGSCNRLRLTADGNLKVCLFGNTELNLRDALRDSALNKDDIKELIGEAVMKKKPRHAGMLKIKESANRPMILIGG; this is encoded by the coding sequence ATGTTGAGCATTCAGCCCTTCACCATGGCCCGGAGGATTCTTACACATGGCGAGATCATGCTAAATCGGGCGGCAGCGACGCCAAAAAGTTATCATGTCGTTCCGAGCTGGTGGGGTCGGTTCGCCCGATATTCTACATCAACGGTGCCCGTGCCCTTGGGACACGATGCGAAATTGTCCCAAAGCCAGGCAGCCGTGAAATCCGAGGGAAACATTCTTACAGACACCTTGAATCGACATCATTCCTACCTACGGATTTCTTTAACGGAGCGATGCAATTTGCGGTGCCAGTATTGTATGCCCGAAGAGGGAGTGCAGCTCACCCCTCAAAACCGATTGCTCTCTTCGGCCGAGATCGTGACCTTGGCCGGGATTTTTGCCGAAGAAGGCGTGTCTAAGATCCGACTCACAGGAGGCGAGCCCTTGGTGCGGTCCGACTTGGCTGACATCATCCGCAGTCTTAAAGCCGTGCCTGGCGTGAAAACTGTGGGGATTACGACCAACGCTCTTACGTTGAGTCGAAAACTGGACTCTTTAATGGCGGCTGGCTTAGATGCCCTCAACATTAGTCTGGATACCCTGATCAAGCCCAAGTTCGAGCACATTACCCGTAGAAGAGGCCATGATCGAGTCCTGCAAGCCATCCAAGATGCCTCGAGTAGCGGACACTTTGACCGGGTCAAAGTGAACTGCGTTGTGATGCGCGGAATGAATGAGGAGGAAGTGCCCAACTTTGTCGAACTGACTCGAGAATGGCCGATTGATATTCGGTTTATTGAGTATATGCCTTTTGATGGGAATAAGTGGCTCTTGAAGAAGTTTGTTCCCTATCAGGAGATGTTAAATAGTCTCAGGAAATCCTATCCCGAATTGGTGCGCATATCAGATCAGCCTAATGACACTTCCAAAGCTTGGCAGGTGCCCGGCTTTCTGGGACAAATTGGTTTTATCACGTCCATGAGTAAGAACTTTTGCGGATCTTGCAATCGGTTGAGATTGACAGCCGATGGCAATCTCAAGGTATGCCTTTTTGGAAACACCGAATTGAACCTCCGAGATGCTCTCCGAGATTCGGCACTGAACAAAGATGATATCAAAGAACTCATCGGTGAAGCGGTCATGAAGAAAAAGCCGCGCCATGCAGGTatgctcaaaatcaaagagTCTGCTAACCGGCCAATGATACTTATCGGAGGTTGA